The genomic segment CTCATAACAGGAGGCGAGGTTTCAAGGGGATTTCGGACACGATACGGCACCGCCGGAGAGCGGTGCCGTGGAATCTGCCCGCCGGTCGGGCAGACAAAATATGGTGATTTCGACCGTTAAAATCAAGGCATCGGCTGATTTCCGATCAACGCTTCCGGCTGGCGGCCGGGAGCTCGTAGGGTGAGCCATAGTTAAGGGGATCCAGCTCGGCCAAACGTCCGGCCATGGTCTGATTGAGCGGATGTTCGACGTCGTTGTCGTGTACCCAATCGTACCAGCGAACCAGTCCGGCAAACTCCTCGGAGGTCGCCTTCGCCTGCAGACGAGCCAAACGATTCCGGAACTGCGCGGCGGTTTCATCGCTGCCCTTCAGTTTGGTCAGAGCCGTGGCAAGGTCGGAGGACATGGTTCGACATAGGCTGGCGTACTGCGAGTGGAAAACTACGAGGACGCTGTCCCAGTAGGGGCGGGTTTCCTCGGGAACAACCGGATTGGTGGCCGCCGCATAGAGATTTCCGAAGGCCGGGACAGCCTCGGTGGTCAGGCGGGTCAGGCTTGCGAAGTCCGTTTCCAGGGATTGCAGAATGCTGGTGCGGGACACGCCCTCGTATCCCATCGCGTGGGAGCGGGCGATCTGCGCGGACTGGGACGCCACCGAGCGCGTCTCTTCCGTGCAGAGCGTTGCCAGCTCGCCAACCACCGCGCGGAGCGGAGTATCAAGGCTGGGCCGGGTCCGCTCGGCGAAAGCCATCACCGGCATCCGGTCGGTCATGCCGAATGCCCGAATCTTGACTTCCGAACCTCTGATAACGAGGGGGGCGACGTTATTCACGACCAAATGGAAGCGGGGTTCCACGCCGTCGTTGCCCGGCCTCCGCTGCGGGGCACGCTTGAGAAGTTCGAGTGACCACGCGATCAGCGCATCGCCCTGTCCGACAGCGGTCTCGAAAGCGGACTGCGAAGCGTGCCGGACAATCTGCTCGGATTGCGGATCGTCGGGTTCGAGAGAGGCTCTTTCCCATGCCTGAGTATAGGCGGCCACTGCGCGAATGTATTCGGGCACGGCCTTATCGTAGGGAGTCGTTCGAGCGAGTTCGGAGGACGCAAGCGCCGAGCGGAAGCCTTCGGCCAGCAACGCATCTCCGAGCCGCACGCGGAGATCGCCGATCGCCACAAACGCTTGATCGGCCATGCCGGGATCGGTGATGGCCACGTCCAGATAGGCCTGATCGAGTTGATCGGCCTGACGGAGCGCAGTCTTGGTAACAGGCAGATCGGGCGCGGTCTGACTCTCAAAAGAACGTTTTTCGGCCGACTGGAGAGTCCAGAGGGATTGCGCAGCCGCGTGAGCGATTAGCGGCTGATTGTACTCGCCTTTCTTGCGGTGTTTCTGATAGAGAGACCAGGCGCGGGAGTAGTTCTCGACGGCCTGATCTTGCCGGCCGGCCGCTTCCGCCGCCTGTCCGAGTCGCGCGCGGGCCAGAACCACTTGCGGCAAGTCGGGGAAGACGGCAATGAATTCATTCAGCGCGCGTTCGGCGAGCTTCGTGTCTCCGGCCTTCAGCGCGGCTTCGGAAAGCAGCAGGGCGAATTCCGCGTCGGGAGCCGTGCGGAAGCCATACGTCAGGTACTCCTCCCCCACGTCGGCGGCGCTGCGCCACCAGTCATTCTGCTGGTAGGCGTCGAACGCCCGACGGTAGTAGGGCCGCGACGCGGCGGCGGGCCGGAGTGCGGTGGCCATGGTCGTGGCGAGTTTGGCTCCGGCGAGCGGAGTCTTGCCGTAATCGGTGAGAATGTTCCACGCGAAATCGAACGCTTCCTGGGCGGAAGTGGACGCGGTATACTGGGTGATAATCCGCTGGGTGAGGCTCACGGCATCGCTCGTACGACGACACTTCGATTCCAGTTTCGCAGCCAGGAGCAAAGCCTCGGGCACTTGCGGCGCGGACGGCGTGGTGTCGCAGAGGTGTTGAATCGAGAGCGCGACCCGGTGACAGACTGCGCTGTCGGCTTTGGTGGCCAGCAGGGCTTTGGAAAGCTGGAGAGCTTCGTCCAGATCGGCAACCGTCTGCGCCCCCGAGGATAGCACTATCGCCCCAAGGCAGACCAGCAACACTATGAATTTGCGACACATCGTGTGATTCCTTCGGCTTGTTCTGTCATGCAACAAATGAAGAACCGCAAACGATGTGCCCCCGCAGGGCTTGAAAAGGGGTGACTCAGGAGAGTCACCACCGGGAGGAATCACACATTCCCCTCTATATTCATACGATGGCTCTTCGTACCCCCATCAGAAGTAGGCTCGCCGAGGCGGGCGTACCTTCCCTATTCGCAGAAAACCCTCCGCGGAGACGGAGGGTTTTCTGTTGGTGACCTAAAAGAGTGTCACACAAGGGGAGAGTCTATATCAGCCTTACCTTCTTGGCCTGATGACGGAGCTCATCGCGGAACTTGGGATGAGCGATGTTGATGAGTTCGAGGGCGCGTTCGCGGATGCTTTTACCGTGCAGGTAGGCCACGCCCCACTCCGTGACGATGTAGTGGACGTCACCCCGGGTGGTGACGATGCCGGCACCGGGAGCCAGCTCGAAGACGATCTTGGAAATCGTGTCGCTTTTGGTGGACGAGGGCAGGGCGATGATCGGCTTGCCGCCCTTGGAGCGGGCCGCGCCGCGAATGAAGTCCACCTGTCCACCAAATCCGCTGTAGATCGAGTGCCCGATGGAATCGGAATTAACCTGACCGGTGATGTCCACCGACAACGCGCTGTTGACGCCGATCATATTGTCGTTGCGGGCAATGACAAACGGGTCGTTGGTATGGTCCACCGGCCGGAATTCGCAGAGCGGATTCTCGCGCACGAAATCGTAGAGCTTCTGGTTGCCAAGCACGAACGAGGCGACCATCTTGTCCTTGTGGTAATTCTTGGCCCGGCAGTTGATGATTCCCTCCTGAACCAGTTCCACGGCTCCGTCGGAGAACATCTCGGTATGCATGCCGAGGTTTTTCTTGCCGCGAAGGCTGGCCAGAACGGCGTCGGGAATCCCGCCGATACCGAGTTGCAAACACGCACCGTCGGGAATCAGATCGGCAACATATTGGCCGATCTTGGCGTTCAGGTCGCTGATCGGCTCTTTCGGAAGCTCGTGCAGATCCGTTTCATATTCCACCGTGCGATGGAAGCGCGAGATATGAAGGAAGTTCTCGCCGTACACGCGCGGCATTCGGGGATTGATGAGACCAATCACGTACTTGGCCACGCGGGCGGCCGAGAGCGTGGCGGCGCAATCAATGCCGAGACTGCAAAAGCCGTGGCGGTCGGGCGGTGTTACCTGCATCAGCACCACGTCAATCGGCATCTGCCCGCTCTCGATGAGCTTGGGAATCTCCCCTAAGAAAATCGGCGTATAGTCGGCGCGACCCTCGTTCACCGCCGTGCGGGCATTATGTCCGGTGAACAACGCATTGTGACGGAAGTGCATCTCCATTCCCGGCGCAAGGTGCGGCGCGGGTCCGAAGATCAGGATGTGCACGACCTGAACGTGGTAGAGTTCGGGAGCGCGGGCAGTCATGGCTTCGAGCAGCAACGTGGGTACCGCGCAACCGGAGCCGACGAACACCGTGTCGCCCGAACGGATACACTTGACCGCATCCATGGCGGCGGCCAGTTTTTCCGCGGGAATGGCGATTGGCTCGGGCTGATGGCCCTTGTGAACCGGTGGTTTATCGTTATTTGCGCCGGGTTCGTGGGTTTTTGTGGGAGTTTGCGACATCATTCCTCAAGAAGTTCGAGTCTTGTCGGATCAGAAAAATGAAACGTGAAAGTATAGCCAATTCTTTCTGCAAAGTCCAGTCCAGAAAGCACTTTGTACCGTCTATCACAAGGGAATTTGCTGGGGAGAATGAACCAAGTCGGTAGGCCTTGCTCAGTTACCATCAATGATTCCAGCAACCTACGCAGCTGGGACCAGCTTTGCGTAAATATCGTGAGGAGAGGCACTACGAAGAGGCCAGGGGCATTAGTGGACCGGTCAGGGACGAGACGGCCGCGCGCGGGCCGGGGAGCGGATCAGGGAAGGCAGATAGAATGCGAGGGAAATGCCAAGACCTATGTAAATTGGCTGAACACCCAGCCAATACCCGGAATCCGTCAGAAGGGGTGCCAGCCGCCAGATAAGCGCAACCAGTCCAGCCGCGAGCATGGCGGGCAGGACCAGCCGCCTCGGAAAAGGATGGCGACTCGACCACGCGGCCAGCGTGGGTACGAGAAGAACCGGCGCGCCAATCGAACCCACCGCGTGCCACACGCTGACCACCGACTCGGCGGCCAGCGCAACGAGAAAAGCGCAGAGTGTGGAGGCTACGAGCGAAAGGCGAATGAAGCGCGGGACCTGCGATTCCTCCCGTTTCCCGCTCCGCCAGAGAAGATCGCGGCCCAAGGCCGCCGCCGCGATGAAGCTGTAGCTGTCTATCGTAGACACTACGGTGGCAAGCAGCGCGATGAAGAACAGCCCGAACGCTCCGGCGGGAAGCACCTGCAACGCGAGTTGCGGGAAGGCCAGTGCGCGATCCGTTCCTTCAGGCAGGAGCGCCCGTGCATAAAGGCCGGTGGTGGTGGTGAAAAAATCAAAGAGCGCCCAGAACAGTATGCACACCAAAATCCCCGGCAGGACCAGCCGCTCCGAACGCGCCGCGTACACCCGCTCGTAGAACAGCGGTTCGATGAGGGTGGTCGAGGCAATGAAGTACCAGACGAGTACGGCTGAAAAACTCTGCCCGCCGAGCGGCGAGAACAGTTCACGCGGAACGTTGGCGCGCAAGAAATCGAGACCGCCGAACGTGGAGTAGAGCACGATCACCATCATCGCGAAGCCGCCGTACATCATCGCGAACTGTACGAGATTCGCTCCCGTCACGCTGCGCAGTCCGCCGAAATAGATGTAGATGGTGCTGAACACGGTTCCCACCGCCAGCGAGACCGGATACGACCAGCCGAATATCCACGAGATGAGCTTGCCGAGCATCAACAGATACGCGGCCGGCATGGTCATCAGAAAAATGGTGATTGCGCCCAGCTGCGCCGGACGACGGCCGTAGACTTCGGCAAGTTTGTCGGGAATCGAGGAGAGTCGCGAGTGCCGCGCGCGCTTGGCCAGAAAGATCGCGAACAGCGCGGCGTGCAAATAGTACGGCAGACCGAAGACGAACCAATTGGAAAGGCCGTAGCTGTAGGAGTATTCGCTGACGCCGAGAATTCCGCCGTACCACGCGCTGACCAGCGACATGACGAACGCCGGAGCGGAGAGTCTCCGTCCGGCCAGCAGGAATTCTTCCGCTACGCCCCCCCGACGCCGCAGCCAGCCGACCGCGAGAAGAGCCAGCGCGAAGAGGGCTGGCGCGGCGTAGTCAAGAGGAGACAGATCAGACAGGGACATCGGTAGCCGTCAACAATCTGAAGAAACTTCGATACGGCACTTGCCGCCGGAGTGAATCTTGCCTATATTGGCTTTGGTTGAATTCTTCCATCGTGCGATGAAGACCTGTTATCGTTGGAAATAGGACCAGGCATGAGACGAACGCAATGGAATTTTTTGCTCGTATTCGCCATGACGACTTCGACAATGCGAGCGCAGATGACCCTTGACTATCTGTATCGGTACAACTGTCAGTCCGGGCCGGATCATCAGGTAACAGCCGTTGAAGTGGGGACGGATTCGGTGATTGCGGGGAGCAATCAGGGACTGGCGCTGCTCGATCTGAATGCACTGCCGCCGAGTGGAACACAGAGCTATCTGTTTCGTCTGTCCGATGTGAACGCGCGGAATCTGTATCCCGTAGAAAATTACCTCTACGTCAACGAACACGCCGACGGTGCGAGCGTGCAGTTCGGTTTCGCGATTGTGAGAATCGGAAATGACTCGCTTCATTTCATCCGGCGCATTTCCGAGCCGGACGTATTTTATGACAAGATGTTCGTGGCCGGCGATCGGCTCTACGTGGCCGCGCACCACTACGGCATCCGCGTGTACACCATCGCCAATCGCGAGAATCCGTCACTCATCGGCAGTCTAACCAGCGGATTCACCGACGCCTTCGATATTGCCGTTCGTGGCGATACCGCCTATGTGGCCGACGGCGCCGGCGGATTAAAACTGGTGGACGTCAGCAATCCGGCCGTTCCCGTGCTGCTCGGCGGCGAAGACTTGACCACGGCTCCCGGAACCTCGCAGGCGGTGACGCTGGATGCCACTCACGTATATATTGCAGCGGGCAGCGCCGGAATCGCGGTCTATCCGCTCGACAATCCCTCGACGCGAACGATGATCGAAGTCGGCGGCACCGCCGAAGATTTCGCGTGGGTCGGCGGCTATCTGGCCGTCTCCACATTCTCGGGAGTTGTGATCGTGGATCCCGCCTCGCAGACTATTGTTGCCCGCGAGACGGTCCATCGGCGCGGCGTGAACGCGACACTCAGACTGTGCAGCGGCGTGGGGGCGGCCGGCGGCAATCGCGTCCTCTGCGGCAACTGGAACTACATGGACGTCTATGAACTCAAACCCGCCGCTTCGAGCACGCAGGCCGATATCAACTGCTCGCACCAGCGGATTCGATTCCGGCCGGAGGGCGGCAGTCAATTGGCCACCGTCCGGAATAACGGCCGGGGCAACCTGAACATCACCACCGTCGGTTCGACGGTTGCATCGTTCTCGACGGATCTCGTTCCAACCGTGCTCGCACCCGGTGACAGCGTCACGTTCACGATCAGCTACAATGGATCGCCGACGCAAGGCTCCGGCGTAATTGGTATCGCCAGCAACGATCCCGACGAAAGCCCGTTGCCGATTCAGGTTTTCGGCGCTACCGACTCCCTCGATCCCGGCGAGATCGCGCCGGACTTCATGCTGCCGATTCTGCGCAAGGATCACCAGACGGGAACATACATCGAAGAGCAATTCACGCTGTCCGAACATCGAGGGCAGGTCGTCTGGTTCGGCATTTACGCCTCCTGGTGACCGGCCTGTTTGCCCGCGGTCGCGGACATTCAAAACAGCGTGATCAAAGAATTCGAGAACAATCCCAACGTCGTGGCCGTCATGTACAACGAAGGCGGAAGAAACGGCGAAACCCGCGCGTGGACAGAGACGGTGTGGAACAACTTCTATTTGCGGGGCGGGCTCATCTTCGATGAACTCGGGAACAACGGACGTTTGATCTATAACCAACCGAACACGGGTCTGCCCTTCGGCCGCTTTTTTATTATTGATCCGGAAGGCAACATCGCCCTCCCCTATTTCGGACACGACGCCAAGAAAGCCATCGGGACAATCTACAGCCTGCTCATTCCGCCGGTGACGGGCTTGACCGTGTATCGAACGGCACCGGATGACATCACGCTGCGGTGGAACGACGTCGGCCAGACCGTCGTCGAATACGTCGTCTACGGCGCGCCGTCACTGACGGATTCGTTCGCCGTAGTTGACGTTACTCCGGACACACTCTTCATCCACAGCGGAGTGCTGCAACTGAACGACGTATTCTTCTATCGCGTGACGGCGCGGCGTATGGAATCTCGATAGAAGCCGTTGAAAAATCATTGGGAGAATTCACGGGCGGCCACGCAGGGCCGCCCCTACAGCTCTATGGCCGTCGTCACGTACACCGCGCGCGGCGCGCCGACGAAATAGAGCGGTTCGCCGTAGTTCCAGCCGAAGGTTTCGTGTTCGAGATCGAAGAGATTGTTGACGCGCAGATTGAGTTCGAGTGCGCGCGCGGACGGAACCTTCTCGAAGCGATATCCCAGATCGAAACTGAAAATCGTGTAGGCGGGAACGGCGGTGTCATCGTTCTCGGTGTTGTCCACGTACTGTTTACCCACCGAACGTATTCCCAAGGCAGCCTTCCCTCCCCACCTCGAGAATTCCATACGTGCGTTGGCTACGTAGATCGGATCGAACCCGACGCGGTTGTCGTCACGCTTGACCATTTCTTCCAGCGCCCAGTCGTACTCGCTGTGATCCACGAAGCGGTGATCGGTGAGCGCGAGATTTCCCGATACGGTAATCAAGTCCACCGGCGACCACGCACCGATCAGCTCGATTCCTTCGTGAACGGTTTTCTTAGCGTTGATGGACTTGGGTACGCCGAGATTATCGAGTTCACCGTAGGGAACGATGGCGTCGGTCAGTGCCATGTGATAGACATTCACTCCCGCGCGGGCGCGAGTCCACTGCCAATGCGTACCGAGTTCAACGTTCATCAGTCGCTCGGGACTGAGAGACGGGCCGGTGTATTCGTAGTCACCCTCGGTTCCGGCAAAGCGATGCGCCACGTTGAGTGGGAGCGACCAATAGTCTTGCGGATCGTAAACGTCGCGCGGTCGCGGTTCGCGCTGCGCGAATGACAGGTTCGCGTACACCGTCCCCGCCGGACGGCCGACGCGGGTGTCGCCTTCGATGAGCAGGTAGTTCAACCCGACGCGCGGATTCAGCGACGAGTAGCTCTTCTCCCAGCGAACGCCCCACTGCTTGTCGTCCTGCATTTCGAGGGTATGCGTGACGGCCTGCACGTCGAGGAGTGCCCGCAGGCGCGAGGTCAGGTCGAACAGGTTGTGAACGTATCCCGAGAAGCTTCGCTTAGCGATGCCGTAGTCGTAGTATGTATAATCCGGGCTACTGCCTTGCGGAACGTAGGTTGACCAGAGAACCGTGCCGTAGTGACGTGCATCATGGATGCGCATCTCACCGCCTATAACGGTATTGCCATAGCGATGGTCGAGTGACAAACGGGGAATCCAGCCACCGTCGGTTTCGGCTACGTCGCGGCGGCGAAGCAGATCCATTTCGGTTATGCTGGTGTCCACTCCGCTGTAGTAGTACTCATTTGGATCCGTACCCGAGCGCCATTGGTCATAGAAGCCATCGCCGCGAAAGAGATATAGCGTGTTGTCGAGTTGCACGTTGTCGCGGATGCGCCATTCGTCATGCAGTTCGTAATGGGGTTGGAAAAAGTTGTCAATTTCTCCCGGATAGGTGAACTCGTTATAGCGGCGGTCGTGCTCTTTGTCGCCGGTGATCTTGCCTTCGAGATGGTCCTTCGAGATTCCCTCGTAGGCGAGGTGGACCTTTTCCGGCCCGCCGTAGAAGATGAGCTTGGTGGTGTGCGCGTCGGTGAAGCGCGCTCCCGCAAGATAGTAGCTCCACAACCGCGCCCACGAGCC from the bacterium genome contains:
- a CDS encoding tetratricopeptide repeat protein — encoded protein: MCRKFIVLLVCLGAIVLSSGAQTVADLDEALQLSKALLATKADSAVCHRVALSIQHLCDTTPSAPQVPEALLLAAKLESKCRRTSDAVSLTQRIITQYTASTSAQEAFDFAWNILTDYGKTPLAGAKLATTMATALRPAAASRPYYRRAFDAYQQNDWWRSAADVGEEYLTYGFRTAPDAEFALLLSEAALKAGDTKLAERALNEFIAVFPDLPQVVLARARLGQAAEAAGRQDQAVENYSRAWSLYQKHRKKGEYNQPLIAHAAAQSLWTLQSAEKRSFESQTAPDLPVTKTALRQADQLDQAYLDVAITDPGMADQAFVAIGDLRVRLGDALLAEGFRSALASSELARTTPYDKAVPEYIRAVAAYTQAWERASLEPDDPQSEQIVRHASQSAFETAVGQGDALIAWSLELLKRAPQRRPGNDGVEPRFHLVVNNVAPLVIRGSEVKIRAFGMTDRMPVMAFAERTRPSLDTPLRAVVGELATLCTEETRSVASQSAQIARSHAMGYEGVSRTSILQSLETDFASLTRLTTEAVPAFGNLYAAATNPVVPEETRPYWDSVLVVFHSQYASLCRTMSSDLATALTKLKGSDETAAQFRNRLARLQAKATSEEFAGLVRWYDWVHDNDVEHPLNQTMAGRLAELDPLNYGSPYELPAASRKR
- a CDS encoding 4-hydroxybutyrate CoA-transferase; translation: MSQTPTKTHEPGANNDKPPVHKGHQPEPIAIPAEKLAAAMDAVKCIRSGDTVFVGSGCAVPTLLLEAMTARAPELYHVQVVHILIFGPAPHLAPGMEMHFRHNALFTGHNARTAVNEGRADYTPIFLGEIPKLIESGQMPIDVVLMQVTPPDRHGFCSLGIDCAATLSAARVAKYVIGLINPRMPRVYGENFLHISRFHRTVEYETDLHELPKEPISDLNAKIGQYVADLIPDGACLQLGIGGIPDAVLASLRGKKNLGMHTEMFSDGAVELVQEGIINCRAKNYHKDKMVASFVLGNQKLYDFVRENPLCEFRPVDHTNDPFVIARNDNMIGVNSALSVDITGQVNSDSIGHSIYSGFGGQVDFIRGAARSKGGKPIIALPSSTKSDTISKIVFELAPGAGIVTTRGDVHYIVTEWGVAYLHGKSIRERALELINIAHPKFRDELRHQAKKVRLI
- a CDS encoding sodium:solute symporter family protein gives rise to the protein MSLSDLSPLDYAAPALFALALLAVGWLRRRGGVAEEFLLAGRRLSAPAFVMSLVSAWYGGILGVSEYSYSYGLSNWFVFGLPYYLHAALFAIFLAKRARHSRLSSIPDKLAEVYGRRPAQLGAITIFLMTMPAAYLLMLGKLISWIFGWSYPVSLAVGTVFSTIYIYFGGLRSVTGANLVQFAMMYGGFAMMVIVLYSTFGGLDFLRANVPRELFSPLGGQSFSAVLVWYFIASTTLIEPLFYERVYAARSERLVLPGILVCILFWALFDFFTTTTGLYARALLPEGTDRALAFPQLALQVLPAGAFGLFFIALLATVVSTIDSYSFIAAAALGRDLLWRSGKREESQVPRFIRLSLVASTLCAFLVALAAESVVSVWHAVGSIGAPVLLVPTLAAWSSRHPFPRRLVLPAMLAAGLVALIWRLAPLLTDSGYWLGVQPIYIGLGISLAFYLPSLIRSPARARPSRP
- a CDS encoding TonB-dependent receptor; this translates as MQPSRTARQTGFLPFILHPSSFILFFFLLAASASAAGLTGTVKDYSSGRAVEGATVSISALDLSTSTDARGRFELAGLPEGRYVVNLAKSGYHGYTYEQVVTDNRKRYRVTIELKPTEEGEHTAAYHEAQPRYRMPEVVVTTTRASSEYPVTFNNVSRSEIVENHYGQDTPLLLSELPNVSVYSEGGGGMGYSYLRMRGFGQDRIAVQINGVPLNDAETHEVFWVDLPDFAEDLADMQVQRGVGSSLYGPAAFGGTINLVTRTPGVGDQPGIRAEGMYGTWNTRRAMVQFQSGRVAGRYGVTGRITRMETDGYRYGSWARLWSYYLAGARFTDAHTTKLIFYGGPEKVHLAYEGISKDHLEGKITGDKEHDRRYNEFTYPGEIDNFFQPHYELHDEWRIRDNVQLDNTLYLFRGDGFYDQWRSGTDPNEYYYSGVDTSITEMDLLRRRDVAETDGGWIPRLSLDHRYGNTVIGGEMRIHDARHYGTVLWSTYVPQGSSPDYTYYDYGIAKRSFSGYVHNLFDLTSRLRALLDVQAVTHTLEMQDDKQWGVRWEKSYSSLNPRVGLNYLLIEGDTRVGRPAGTVYANLSFAQREPRPRDVYDPQDYWSLPLNVAHRFAGTEGDYEYTGPSLSPERLMNVELGTHWQWTRARAGVNVYHMALTDAIVPYGELDNLGVPKSINAKKTVHEGIELIGAWSPVDLITVSGNLALTDHRFVDHSEYDWALEEMVKRDDNRVGFDPIYVANARMEFSRWGGKAALGIRSVGKQYVDNTENDDTAVPAYTIFSFDLGYRFEKVPSARALELNLRVNNLFDLEHETFGWNYGEPLYFVGAPRAVYVTTAIEL